A stretch of the Heterodontus francisci isolate sHetFra1 chromosome 10, sHetFra1.hap1, whole genome shotgun sequence genome encodes the following:
- the ets2 gene encoding protein C-ets-2: MCDFLRDQVAPVALESRGVLKRQSAFDLHEPIGTGLNGILSYFDEEQSVQEVPTGMSSFLYDVGANEVPLLTPGSKAVMSQALKESFSGFVKERCRLRIPKDPHVWTQQHVSQWLHWAVNEFSLENVNFQKFYMTGQVLCDLGKEHFLELAPDFIGDILWEHLEQLMKDCQEAPQLNYLGNSALINASSHRMENNSFEFCCSQPQCGGQLSAFTGSFLSELCQISSDLNNQDFLNLNHGFPILANPQMDNAEVTYYSIQQKGINANSLHVGITDQVETGKQGSLESMDSFDGTEALLKSWNSQSSLCDTQRVPSQDSFEDDCTQSLCPNKPNISFKDYIQERKEPLEQGKPVIPAAVLAGFTGSGPIQLWQFLLELLTDKSCQTFISWTGDGWEFKLTDPDEVARRWGKRKNKPKMNYEKLSRGLRYYYDKNIIHKTSGKRYVYRFVCDLHNLLGYTAEELHAMLGVQPDTED, from the exons ATGTGTGATTTTTTGAGGGATCAGGTAGCCCCTGTGGCTTTGGAGTCCCGAGGAGTACTTAAG CGCCAGTCAGCGTTTGACTTGCATGAACCAATTGGTACTGGGCTCAATGGAATACTGTCATATTTTGATGAAGAACAGAGTGTGCAGGAAGTTCCAACTGGCATGTCTTCCTTTTTATACG ATGTTGGAGCCAATGAGGTTCCACTCCTAACACCTGGTAGCAAAGCTGTCATGAGCCAGGCTCTGAAGGAAAGCTTTAGTGGCTTTGTCAAAGAAAGATGCCGCCTTCGCATCCCAAAAG ACCCTCATGTTTGGACTCAGCAGCATGTCAGTCAGTGGCTGCACTGGGCTGTGAATGAGTTCAGTCTGGAGAATGTCAATTTCCAAAAATTCTACATGACTGGTCAGGTCCTCTGTGACCTTGGGAAGGAACACTTTCTAGAGCTGGCACCTGATTTCATTGGAGACATTCTCTGGGAGCACTTGGAACAGCTAATGAAAG ATTGCCAGGAAGCTCCACAGCTGAACTACCTGGGAAACTCTGCTCTCATCAATGCAAGCTCCCATCGGATGGAGAATAATTCGTTTG AATTCTGCTGCAGTCAGCCCCAGTGTGGAGGCCAGCTCTCTGCTTTTACTGGAAGTTTCCTGTCAGAGCTTTGTCAGATCTCATCAGATTTAAATAACCAGGATTTTCTCAATTTGAACCATGGCTTCCCAATTCTTGCTAACCCACAGATGGATAATGCAGAGGTGACCTACTACTCTATACAACAGAAGGGAATAAATGCAAACAGTCTGCACGTGGGCATAACTGACCAGG TTGAGACCGGGAAGCAAGGATCTCTTGAAAGCATGGACAGCTTCGATGGAACAGAAGCACTGTTGAAATCCTGGAACAGTCAGTCATCTTTATGTGACACGCAGCGTGTTCCTTCGCAGGATAGCTTTGAAGATGATTGCACCCAGTCTCTGTGTCCAAACAAACCAAATATCTCATTCAAAGATTACATCCAAGAGAGAAAAGAGCCGCTGGAACAAGGGAAACCGGTCATCCCTGCAGCAGTGCTTGCTGGATTCACAG GAAGTGGACCCATTCAACTTTGGCAGTTCCTCTTGGAATTACTGACGGATAAATCCTGTCAGACGTTTATCAGCTGGACTGGGGACGGATGGGAGTTTAAACTGACTGACCCTGATGAA GTTGCTCGACGATGGGGCAAGCGCAAGAACAAACCCAAAATGAACTATGAGAAGTTGAGCCGAGGGCTGCGCTATTACTATGACAAGAACATCATCCATAAGACATCTGGCAAACGATACGTCTACCGCTTCGTCTGTGACCTGCACAACCTGCTGGGATACACAGCAGAGGAACTTCACGCAATGCTCGGAGTCCAGCCAGACACCGAAGATTGA